A portion of the Pseudomonas sp. GR 6-02 genome contains these proteins:
- the aroE gene encoding shikimate dehydrogenase, with protein MDRYVVFGNPIGHSKSPLIHRLFAEQTGQKLDYSTLLAPLDDFSGCALEFFREGRGANVTVPFKEDAYRLANSLTQRAQRAGAVNTLSKLADGSLLGDNTDGAGLVRDLTVNAGFSLAGKRILLLGAGGAVRGALEPLLAEQPASVIIANRTVEKAELLAQLFADLGPVSASGFDWLREPVDLIINATSASLSGDVPPIAGSLIEPGKTVCYDMMYGKDPTSFCRWASEHGAGVSMDGLGMLAEQAAEAFYLWRGVRPDTAPVLAELRRQLAL; from the coding sequence ATGGACCGTTATGTCGTATTCGGTAACCCGATCGGCCACAGCAAGTCGCCGCTGATCCACCGTCTGTTCGCCGAGCAGACCGGGCAGAAATTGGACTACAGCACCTTGCTGGCACCTCTCGACGATTTTTCCGGCTGTGCGTTGGAGTTTTTCCGCGAAGGCCGTGGGGCGAATGTGACAGTGCCGTTCAAGGAAGACGCCTATCGCCTGGCGAACAGCTTGACCCAGCGGGCGCAACGGGCCGGCGCGGTGAATACCCTGAGCAAACTGGCTGATGGCAGTCTGCTGGGCGACAACACCGATGGTGCCGGGCTGGTGCGGGACCTGACGGTCAACGCCGGATTCAGCCTCGCGGGCAAACGCATCCTGCTGCTGGGGGCCGGTGGTGCGGTGCGCGGCGCGCTGGAGCCGCTGCTGGCGGAGCAACCGGCGTCGGTGATCATTGCCAACCGCACCGTGGAAAAAGCCGAATTGCTGGCGCAATTGTTTGCCGATCTGGGGCCGGTGTCGGCCAGCGGTTTCGACTGGCTGCGCGAGCCGGTGGACCTGATCATCAACGCCACATCCGCCAGTTTGTCCGGCGATGTACCGCCGATTGCCGGCAGTTTGATCGAACCGGGCAAGACGGTTTGCTACGACATGATGTACGGCAAGGACCCAACCTCGTTCTGCCGTTGGGCCAGTGAACATGGGGCTGGCGTGTCGATGGATGGCTTGGGCATGTTGGCCGAGCAGGCGGCGGAAGCATTCTATCTGTGGCGCGGTGTGCGCCCGGATACGGCGCCGGTGCTGGCCGAACTTCGCCGGCAACTGGCGCTGTAG
- a CDS encoding SulP family inorganic anion transporter has product MAFPSRHSLFPFLTWLPRQTRASVGRDLIVGLSGAILALPQSIAYALIAGLPPEYGLYAAIIPVLIACLWGSSWHLICGPTAAISIVLYASVSPLAVPASQDYVTLILLLTFLAGIFQWLLGLLRFGALVNFVSHSVVLGFTLGAAVVIAIGQLPNLLGLDVPNQATALNSLMMLLNHLGEVDKPSLLLGLATVAVGIVLKLLVPRWPTLLIALALSGLLVWLWPAMFGHVKLVSAFVGRLPPFSSLPLDLDLILRLLPSAVAVGMLGLVTSLSIARSLSARSQQLLDANQEVRAQGFSNMVGAFFSGSLSAGSFTRSGLSYDAGACSPLAGFFSALWVALFAIFGAALIAHIPIPAMAGSILLIARGLVDHRGIRALLRVSHAEFLVMALTCVATLLLELQTAIYAGVLASLFFYLKRTSQPRVQHWRNGDEDILRVGGSIFFGASHYLQVRLQRMQGPRVVIEAQQINFIDYSGVEMLHQEARRLLRQDRSLTLRQARPQVVEELRKLEGAEKCPIRFED; this is encoded by the coding sequence ATGGCCTTCCCCAGCCGCCATTCACTCTTTCCCTTCCTGACCTGGTTGCCCCGGCAAACCCGCGCCAGCGTTGGTCGTGACCTGATCGTCGGCCTGAGCGGTGCGATTCTCGCGTTGCCACAATCGATTGCCTACGCCCTGATCGCTGGCCTCCCACCGGAATATGGCCTGTACGCCGCCATCATCCCGGTGCTGATTGCCTGCCTCTGGGGTTCGTCGTGGCATTTGATCTGCGGCCCTACGGCGGCCATTTCCATCGTCCTGTATGCCAGCGTCAGTCCTCTGGCCGTCCCTGCATCGCAGGACTACGTCACGCTGATCCTGCTTCTGACTTTCCTTGCGGGCATTTTCCAGTGGTTACTGGGTTTGCTGCGGTTCGGTGCCCTGGTGAATTTCGTCTCTCACTCGGTGGTGCTGGGCTTCACCCTCGGCGCGGCGGTGGTGATTGCCATCGGGCAGCTGCCGAACCTGCTGGGGCTGGATGTGCCCAACCAGGCCACGGCGCTCAACAGCTTGATGATGCTGCTCAATCATCTCGGCGAAGTAGACAAACCCTCGCTGCTGCTGGGCCTGGCCACGGTCGCGGTTGGCATCGTGCTGAAACTGCTGGTGCCGCGCTGGCCGACGCTGTTGATCGCTCTGGCCCTGAGCGGATTGCTGGTGTGGCTGTGGCCAGCGATGTTCGGTCATGTGAAGCTGGTCAGCGCGTTTGTCGGGCGGCTGCCGCCCTTCAGCTCGCTGCCGCTGGATCTGGACCTGATATTGCGCCTGCTGCCCAGTGCGGTGGCGGTCGGCATGCTCGGGCTGGTGACGAGCCTGTCGATTGCCCGCTCCCTGTCGGCCCGCTCGCAGCAGTTGCTCGATGCCAATCAGGAAGTTCGCGCCCAGGGTTTCTCGAACATGGTCGGGGCGTTTTTTTCCGGTTCGCTGTCCGCCGGTTCCTTCACTCGCTCGGGCCTGAGCTACGATGCCGGCGCTTGTTCACCGCTGGCCGGGTTTTTTTCGGCGCTGTGGGTGGCACTGTTCGCGATCTTCGGTGCGGCATTGATTGCGCACATCCCGATCCCGGCCATGGCTGGCAGCATCCTTTTGATCGCTCGGGGATTGGTGGATCATCGCGGCATTCGTGCCTTGTTGCGGGTCAGCCATGCCGAATTCCTGGTCATGGCGCTGACCTGTGTCGCCACCCTGTTGCTGGAGTTGCAGACGGCGATCTACGCCGGGGTGCTGGCGTCACTGTTCTTCTACCTCAAACGCACCTCACAGCCACGGGTGCAGCACTGGCGCAATGGTGACGAAGACATCCTGAGGGTCGGCGGCTCGATCTTTTTCGGCGCCAGCCATTACCTGCAAGTGCGCCTGCAACGGATGCAAGGCCCGCGAGTGGTGATCGAGGCACAGCAGATCAACTTCATCGACTACTCGGGCGTGGAAATGCTGCACCAGGAAGCACGACGGCTGCTGCGTCAGGATCGCAGCCTGACCCTGCGGCAGGCACGGCCGCAAGTGGTGGAGGAATTGAGGAAGCTGGAAGGCGCGGAGAAATGCCCGATCCGGTTTGAGGACTAA
- the choX gene encoding choline ABC transporter substrate-binding protein, which produces MQKLSTVLTVGLLALGSTSAYAEQSCETVKMADPGWSDIAATNAITGFLLDGMGYKAKVDTLAVPITFGGLKDGQVDVFLGNWMPAQQGFYDKFVANGDVTQLAKNLDGTEFTLAVPDYVWDAGVHNFNDLNKYAELHPKEVDKKIYGIGSGAPANISLQEIIKKNDFEMGQWKLIESSEQAMLAEVSRAVKKQKFVTFLGWTPHPMNVQLKMHYLKGGEKYFGDTGSVYTLTRKGYAQACPNVGKLLTNLSFTQEMENSIMAEVVNKKVSNADAAKAWIKANPVVLDKWLEGVKTVDGKDALPAVKAKL; this is translated from the coding sequence ATGCAAAAGTTATCCACAGTACTGACAGTCGGGCTTCTGGCTCTGGGCAGCACCTCGGCCTACGCCGAGCAAAGCTGCGAAACGGTGAAGATGGCCGACCCTGGCTGGAGCGACATCGCCGCCACCAACGCCATCACCGGGTTTCTGCTGGACGGCATGGGCTACAAGGCCAAGGTCGACACGCTGGCGGTGCCGATCACCTTTGGCGGTCTGAAGGATGGCCAGGTGGACGTCTTCCTCGGCAACTGGATGCCGGCGCAGCAAGGCTTTTACGACAAGTTCGTGGCCAACGGCGATGTCACGCAGCTGGCGAAGAACCTCGACGGCACCGAGTTCACCCTGGCGGTCCCGGATTACGTCTGGGACGCGGGTGTGCATAACTTTAACGACCTGAACAAGTACGCCGAGCTACACCCCAAAGAAGTCGACAAGAAGATCTATGGCATCGGTTCCGGCGCCCCGGCGAACATTTCGCTGCAAGAGATCATCAAGAAGAATGACTTCGAGATGGGCCAGTGGAAACTGATCGAGTCCAGCGAGCAGGCGATGCTGGCCGAAGTATCCCGCGCGGTGAAGAAACAGAAGTTCGTGACCTTCCTCGGCTGGACGCCACACCCGATGAACGTGCAGTTGAAAATGCATTATCTGAAGGGTGGCGAGAAGTACTTCGGTGACACCGGCAGTGTTTATACACTGACCCGCAAAGGTTATGCACAGGCCTGCCCGAACGTCGGCAAACTGCTCACCAACCTGAGTTTTACTCAGGAAATGGAGAACAGCATCATGGCCGAAGTGGTGAACAAGAAGGTCAGCAACGCCGACGCGGCCAAGGCGTGGATCAAGGCCAACCCGGTGGTGCTGGATAAATGGCTGGAGGGCGTGAAGACCGTGGACGGCAAGGATGCTCTGCCGGCGGTCAAAGCCAAGTTGTAA
- the betC gene encoding choline-sulfatase — translation MKRKNILFIMADQMAAPMLPFYGPSPIKLPNLSRLAAEGVVFDAAYCNSPLCAPSRFTLVSGQLPSKIGAYDNAADFPADVPTYAHYLRRLGYRTALSGKMHFCGPDQLHGYEERLTSDIYPADYGWAVNWDEPDVRPTWYHNMSSVLQAGPCVRTNQLDFDEEVVFKAQQYLFDHIREDGDQPFCLTVSMTHPHDPYTIPKAFWDLYDDADIPLPETPAQDELDPHSQRLLKVYDLWDKPLPVDKIRDARRAYFGACSYIDSNVGKLLQTLEETGLIDDTIIVFSGDHGDMLGERGLWYKMHWYEMAARVPLLISAPGQFGAGRVSAAVSTADLLPTFVELAGGSLEPGLPLDGRSLVSHLQGQGGHDEVFGEYMAEGTISPLMMIRRGAYKFIYSEDDPCLLFDVHNDPREQEELSHSPQHRQLFEDFLAEARAKWNIPAIHQQVLASQRRRRFVADALTIGKLKSWDHQPLVDASQQYMRNHIDLDDLERKARYPQPCQNQ, via the coding sequence ATGAAGCGCAAAAATATTCTTTTCATCATGGCCGATCAAATGGCCGCGCCAATGTTGCCGTTCTACGGCCCTTCGCCCATCAAACTGCCGAATCTGAGCCGCCTCGCCGCCGAAGGCGTGGTGTTCGACGCCGCGTACTGCAACAGCCCGCTCTGCGCACCGTCACGTTTCACCCTGGTCAGCGGTCAGTTGCCGAGCAAGATCGGCGCTTACGACAACGCGGCCGATTTCCCCGCCGACGTTCCGACCTATGCCCACTACCTGCGGCGCCTCGGTTACCGCACCGCGCTGTCGGGCAAAATGCACTTCTGCGGTCCGGACCAGTTGCACGGCTATGAAGAACGCCTGACCAGTGACATCTACCCGGCCGACTACGGTTGGGCGGTGAACTGGGACGAGCCGGACGTGCGGCCGACCTGGTACCACAACATGTCGTCGGTGCTGCAAGCCGGGCCCTGCGTGCGCACCAATCAGCTGGATTTCGACGAAGAGGTGGTGTTCAAGGCCCAGCAATACCTGTTCGATCACATCCGCGAGGATGGCGATCAGCCGTTCTGCCTGACCGTGTCGATGACGCACCCACACGACCCGTACACGATTCCCAAGGCGTTCTGGGATCTGTACGACGACGCCGACATCCCTTTGCCGGAAACACCCGCACAGGATGAACTCGATCCTCACTCCCAGCGCCTGCTCAAAGTCTATGACCTGTGGGACAAGCCGCTGCCTGTGGATAAGATTCGCGACGCGCGCCGTGCCTACTTTGGTGCGTGCAGCTATATCGACAGCAACGTCGGTAAACTCCTGCAAACACTCGAGGAAACCGGGCTGATCGATGACACCATCATCGTGTTCTCCGGTGACCACGGCGACATGCTCGGCGAGCGCGGCCTCTGGTACAAGATGCACTGGTACGAAATGGCCGCCCGCGTACCGCTGCTGATCAGTGCGCCGGGGCAATTCGGCGCCGGACGGGTCAGCGCAGCGGTATCCACCGCCGACCTGCTGCCGACCTTTGTGGAACTGGCCGGCGGCTCATTGGAGCCAGGCCTGCCGCTGGACGGCCGCTCGCTGGTTTCACACCTGCAAGGGCAGGGCGGTCACGACGAGGTGTTCGGTGAATACATGGCCGAAGGCACCATCAGCCCGTTGATGATGATTCGTCGCGGCGCCTACAAATTCATCTACAGCGAAGACGACCCTTGCCTGCTCTTCGATGTGCATAACGACCCGCGTGAACAGGAAGAACTCAGCCATTCGCCGCAACATCGTCAGCTGTTCGAGGATTTTCTCGCCGAAGCACGGGCCAAATGGAATATCCCGGCGATCCACCAACAGGTGCTCGCCAGTCAGCGACGCCGGCGTTTCGTCGCCGACGCCCTGACCATCGGCAAGCTGAAGAGTTGGGACCACCAGCCGCTGGTAGATGCCAGTCAGCAGTACATGCGCAACCACATCGACCTCGACGATCTGGAGCGTAAAGCCCGTTATCCACAACCCTGCCAAAACCAATAA
- a CDS encoding choline sulfate utilization transcriptional regulator: MYDALGDLSLDLLRAFEAAARQRSFTAAAVELGTTQPAISQQIKRLEEQLATRLFDRIYRGIELTEAGAILFEQVRLGLQNIDAGLSAISAQQQHEVLQVATDFAFAAYWLMPRLHRFHTAHPQVDVSLVTSERSHNMLRTDIDVAVLFGDGRFKQGESHWLFSEEVFPVCSPLLLKDRPLPLPAQSLLEFPLLHLRGEHSSNWFDWSGVFRELGITSAPAPGQLRFDNYTLLIQAAIGGQGVAIGWRHLVDNLLAQGLLCRPIAETVISRLGYYVVLPQRKRRGALIQTFVDWLMAEQASSAQSLNGLPLPSIAV, from the coding sequence ATGTATGACGCCCTCGGTGATTTGTCTCTGGACCTGTTGCGCGCCTTTGAAGCCGCGGCCCGCCAGCGCAGTTTCACTGCCGCTGCAGTGGAGCTCGGCACCACGCAACCGGCCATCAGTCAGCAGATCAAACGATTGGAGGAGCAGCTCGCTACACGATTGTTTGACCGCATTTATCGCGGTATCGAACTGACCGAGGCTGGCGCGATTCTGTTTGAGCAAGTTCGGCTCGGTTTACAGAATATCGACGCCGGATTGAGCGCGATCAGTGCACAGCAGCAACACGAAGTGTTGCAGGTGGCCACCGACTTCGCCTTCGCCGCGTACTGGCTGATGCCACGGCTGCACCGCTTCCATACCGCCCATCCTCAAGTGGACGTCAGCCTGGTTACCAGTGAGCGCAGCCACAACATGCTGCGCACTGATATCGATGTGGCGGTGCTGTTCGGCGATGGCCGGTTCAAGCAAGGCGAGAGCCATTGGTTGTTCAGTGAAGAAGTGTTTCCGGTGTGCAGCCCGCTGCTCTTGAAGGATCGTCCCCTGCCCTTGCCGGCTCAGTCATTGCTGGAGTTTCCGCTGTTGCACCTGCGTGGCGAACACAGCAGCAACTGGTTCGACTGGAGCGGCGTGTTTCGCGAACTGGGGATCACGTCGGCGCCAGCGCCGGGGCAACTGCGCTTCGACAATTACACCTTGCTGATTCAAGCGGCGATTGGCGGCCAGGGCGTTGCGATCGGTTGGCGGCACCTTGTGGATAACTTGCTGGCGCAAGGTTTGTTGTGTCGACCGATTGCCGAGACAGTGATTTCCAGGCTGGGTTATTACGTGGTCCTGCCCCAGCGCAAACGGCGCGGGGCGTTGATTCAAACATTTGTGGATTGGTTGATGGCGGAACAGGCCAGCAGTGCGCAATCGCTTAATGGTCTTCCTTTGCCATCGATTGCGGTATGA
- a CDS encoding NAD(P)-dependent oxidoreductase, whose protein sequence is MKNAETPVVKVVLYGAMSSLGSALMAEMLRRQHEVIAILDDLTALAPRPGLRTKAGNLFDAKRVKQSVAGCSAVICLLDAPGLPMNSEHIEKSIVPGPVEQVLAVDALIDGMQAAGIARLFVVGDFEVLDDPEIEDELQRHAAEEIREALQSSPLHWTLVNAPRGVPGLSIEHFSHVSTSLEPGLAEPLERLNRVAVGIADELWLNLHVGQHVNFVATSEP, encoded by the coding sequence ATGAAAAACGCCGAAACCCCGGTAGTGAAGGTAGTGCTTTATGGTGCCATGAGTAGCCTGGGCAGTGCGCTGATGGCGGAAATGCTGCGGCGCCAACATGAAGTGATCGCGATTCTCGATGACCTGACGGCACTCGCGCCACGCCCCGGATTGCGCACCAAGGCCGGCAATCTGTTCGATGCCAAACGGGTCAAGCAAAGCGTGGCCGGCTGTTCGGCGGTGATCTGCCTGCTGGATGCGCCGGGGTTGCCGATGAACAGCGAACACATCGAAAAATCCATCGTGCCTGGCCCGGTCGAGCAGGTGCTGGCAGTGGATGCACTGATTGACGGCATGCAGGCCGCGGGTATCGCGCGGTTGTTTGTGGTGGGTGATTTCGAGGTGCTGGACGATCCGGAGATAGAAGACGAGCTGCAACGCCACGCCGCAGAAGAAATCCGCGAGGCACTGCAAAGCAGCCCATTGCACTGGACCCTGGTGAATGCCCCACGCGGCGTACCAGGACTGTCCATCGAGCATTTCAGTCACGTCAGCACGAGCCTGGAACCCGGCCTGGCCGAACCGCTGGAACGGCTGAACCGAGTTGCCGTCGGGATTGCCGATGAGTTATGGCTGAATTTGCATGTCGGTCAGCATGTGAATTTTGTCGCGACTTCGGAACCGTAA
- a CDS encoding DOPA 4,5-dioxygenase family protein has protein sequence MQQIKGYHAHVYFDANTLPQARALCEQAAQLFPLKMGRVHERLVGPHPDWSCQLAFEPQYLGEVLPWLALNRKGLVVFLHPETGNDLLDHTEHAIWMGAIRPLDLSVF, from the coding sequence ATGCAACAGATCAAGGGCTACCACGCCCATGTCTATTTCGACGCCAATACTCTCCCGCAGGCCCGGGCCTTGTGTGAGCAGGCCGCACAATTGTTTCCACTGAAGATGGGCCGCGTGCATGAACGCCTGGTCGGCCCGCACCCGGACTGGAGCTGCCAATTGGCCTTCGAGCCGCAATACCTAGGCGAGGTATTGCCGTGGCTGGCGCTCAATCGCAAGGGGTTGGTGGTGTTCCTGCACCCGGAGACCGGCAACGATCTGCTCGACCACACCGAACACGCGATCTGGATGGGTGCGATCCGGCCGCTGGACCTGTCTGTTTTCTGA
- a CDS encoding CitMHS family transporter, translating to MLTFLGFAMVITFMFLIMTKRLSALIALIIIPIIFALFGGFSPKIGPMMLEGITKLAPTGVMLMFAILYFALMIDSGLFDPAVRKILKLVKGDPLKVSVGTAVLALIVSMDGDGATTYMICVAAMLPLYSRIGMSPRIMAGLIILAGGVMNMTPWGGPTARAASALHVDPSAIFVPMIPAMLAGVVAILAIAYVYGKRERARLGELHLVGDEIDHSEISVSQFPDARRPKLIWFNGALTLALMGTLIAGLLPLPVLFMVAFSIAMIVNYPCLQQQKDRVAAHAGSVLAVVGLIFAAGIFTGILTGTGMVDAMSKSLLAVIPDFLGPYLAVITALVSMPFTFFMSNDAFYYGVLPVLAEAASHYGITAVEMARASIVGQPVHLLSPLVPSTYLLVALAGIEFGDHQRFTLKWAVLVCLCILVAALLMGIFPLFSTL from the coding sequence ATGCTGACTTTCCTTGGCTTTGCCATGGTCATCACGTTCATGTTCCTGATCATGACCAAGCGCCTGTCCGCGCTGATCGCCCTGATTATCATCCCGATCATCTTCGCCCTGTTCGGTGGCTTCTCGCCGAAGATCGGCCCGATGATGCTCGAAGGCATCACCAAGCTTGCGCCGACCGGCGTGATGCTGATGTTCGCCATCCTTTACTTCGCCCTGATGATCGACTCCGGCCTGTTTGACCCGGCCGTGCGCAAGATCCTCAAACTGGTCAAGGGCGACCCGTTGAAGGTGTCGGTTGGTACCGCCGTGCTGGCGCTGATCGTGTCCATGGACGGTGATGGCGCCACCACTTACATGATCTGCGTGGCCGCCATGCTGCCGCTCTACAGCCGCATCGGCATGAGCCCGCGGATCATGGCCGGTCTGATCATCCTCGCCGGTGGCGTGATGAACATGACCCCTTGGGGCGGTCCGACCGCTCGTGCGGCCAGTGCGCTGCATGTGGACCCGTCCGCGATCTTCGTACCGATGATTCCGGCGATGCTGGCCGGTGTGGTGGCGATTCTGGCGATTGCCTATGTCTACGGTAAACGCGAGCGTGCGCGTCTGGGTGAATTGCATCTGGTCGGTGATGAAATCGACCACAGCGAAATCAGCGTTTCGCAGTTCCCGGACGCCCGTCGTCCAAAGCTGATCTGGTTCAACGGCGCGCTGACCCTGGCACTGATGGGCACCTTGATCGCCGGCCTGTTGCCGCTGCCAGTGCTGTTCATGGTGGCGTTCAGTATCGCGATGATCGTCAACTATCCTTGCCTGCAACAGCAGAAGGACCGCGTTGCGGCCCACGCCGGTAGCGTGTTGGCGGTGGTCGGGTTGATCTTTGCCGCGGGTATCTTCACCGGTATCCTGACCGGCACCGGCATGGTCGACGCCATGTCCAAGAGCCTGCTGGCAGTCATCCCGGATTTCCTCGGCCCGTACCTCGCCGTGATCACCGCGCTGGTGAGCATGCCGTTCACGTTCTTCATGTCGAACGACGCATTTTATTACGGCGTGTTGCCAGTGCTTGCTGAAGCCGCCAGTCATTACGGTATAACCGCGGTAGAAATGGCACGTGCCTCGATCGTCGGTCAGCCCGTCCACTTGCTGAGCCCGCTGGTACCATCGACCTACCTGTTGGTGGCCCTGGCCGGTATCGAATTCGGTGACCATCAGCGGTTCACCTTGAAGTGGGCGGTGCTGGTTTGCCTGTGCATACTGGTGGCGGCCTTGCTGATGGGGATATTTCCACTGTTCAGCACGCTATAA
- a CDS encoding TerC family protein, which yields MEWLTNPEIWVAFFTLTALEIVLGIDNIIMISILVSRMPKHMQARTRIFGLALAMVTRILLLLSITWVMRLTADLFEVFGQGISGRDLILFFGGLFLLWKSSQEMYHALEGEDETSDEPSGKGGNFLYTIIQIAIIDIVFSLDSVITAVGMVSHVPVMVAAIIVAVLVMMWASGTISEFIDKHPSLKMLALSFLLIVGTVLIAESFDVHVPKGYVYFAMAFSLAVEAINIRMRTAIAKKRTQQEPVKLRKDVPGQ from the coding sequence ATGGAATGGCTGACCAACCCTGAAATCTGGGTTGCCTTCTTCACCCTGACCGCCCTGGAGATCGTCCTGGGCATCGACAACATCATCATGATCTCGATCCTGGTCAGCCGCATGCCCAAACACATGCAGGCGCGTACCCGGATCTTCGGCCTGGCGCTGGCCATGGTCACCCGGATTCTGTTGCTGCTGTCGATCACCTGGGTCATGCGTCTCACCGCGGACCTGTTCGAAGTGTTCGGCCAGGGTATTTCCGGGCGTGACCTGATCTTGTTCTTCGGTGGTCTGTTCCTGCTGTGGAAAAGCTCGCAAGAGATGTATCACGCGCTGGAAGGCGAGGATGAAACCAGCGACGAGCCAAGTGGCAAGGGCGGTAACTTCCTCTACACCATTATCCAGATCGCGATCATCGACATCGTGTTCTCGCTGGACTCCGTCATCACTGCCGTTGGCATGGTGTCCCACGTACCGGTCATGGTCGCGGCAATCATCGTCGCAGTGCTGGTGATGATGTGGGCTTCCGGCACCATCAGCGAGTTCATCGACAAGCACCCGTCGCTGAAAATGCTGGCGCTGTCTTTCCTGTTGATCGTCGGTACCGTGCTGATTGCCGAATCCTTCGATGTGCATGTGCCGAAAGGCTACGTCTACTTCGCCATGGCGTTCTCGCTGGCAGTGGAAGCGATCAACATCAGGATGCGCACCGCGATTGCGAAAAAACGCACACAGCAAGAGCCGGTGAAACTGCGCAAGGATGTTCCGGGTCAGTAA